From Cecembia calidifontis, one genomic window encodes:
- the carB gene encoding carbamoyl-phosphate synthase large subunit, with translation MPKDTSIKHVLLIGSGPIVIGQACEFDYSGSQAARSLREEGIKVTLINSNPATIMTDPVTADHVYLLPLEKKSIVKILQEHPDIDAVLPTMGGQTALNLAIDCDKAGIWKKFGVRMIGVDIDAIDTAENREKFKALMEKIGVGVCKGDTATSFLQGKEIAQEIGFPLIIRASYTLGGAGGAFVEKAEDFEKLLMAGLQASPVHEVLIEQSILGWKEYELEVMRDNLGNMIVICSIENFDPMGVHTGDSITVAPAMTLPDTVYQKMRNYAIKMMNSIGNFAGGCNVQFAVSPDNSQIIGIEINPRVSRSSALASKATGYPIAKVAAKLAIGYNLDELTNSITGTTSAFFEPSIDYVIVKIPRWNFDKFKGSDRRLGLSMKAVGEVMGIGRNFQEALQKACQSLEIKRNGLGADGKELKNQEQLLYSLANPSWNRLFHVYDAFKLGISFRTIHDLTKIDKWFLKQIEELIHVEAEIEKYNIDTIPRELMDMAKKKGYADRQIAHLLGCLESEVFNKRYHEMGIKRVYKLVDTCAAEFEAKTPYYYSTFGEENESQPSNKKKVVVLGSGPNRVGQGIEFDYSCVHGVLAAKECGYETIMINCNPETVSTDPDISDKLYFEPVFWEHIYEIILQEKPLGVIVQLGGQTALKLAEKMDKYGIPIIGTSFEALDLAEDRGRFSTLLKENDVPYPEFGTIHNTDEALELCKTIGFPLLVRPSYVLGGQGMKIVINEKELEEHVVNVLKDIPNNEILLDHFLEGAIEAEADAICDGENVYIIGIMQHIEPAGIHSGDSYAVLPPYNLGDYVMRQIETYTHKIALALKTVGLINIQFAIKNDKVYVIEANPRASRTVPFICKAYQEPYVNYATKVMLGEKKVTDFEFKPVKKGYAIKEPVFSFHKFPNVNKELGPEMKSTGEAIYFIDDLMDDYFMKIYAERNLYLSR, from the coding sequence ATGCCTAAGGACACCAGCATCAAACACGTTCTACTTATCGGTTCAGGCCCTATTGTTATCGGACAAGCTTGCGAATTTGACTATTCAGGTTCACAAGCAGCCAGGTCACTCAGGGAAGAAGGGATCAAGGTCACGTTGATCAACTCGAATCCTGCAACCATCATGACGGACCCGGTTACGGCCGACCACGTGTATTTGTTGCCACTCGAGAAAAAATCCATTGTCAAAATCCTTCAGGAGCACCCGGACATTGATGCGGTATTGCCGACCATGGGAGGTCAGACTGCGCTCAATCTCGCCATTGACTGCGATAAGGCAGGTATTTGGAAAAAATTTGGTGTCAGGATGATCGGTGTGGATATCGATGCCATCGACACGGCAGAAAACAGGGAAAAATTCAAAGCCCTGATGGAAAAAATCGGCGTGGGGGTTTGTAAGGGAGATACCGCAACTTCTTTCCTTCAAGGAAAAGAAATTGCTCAGGAAATCGGATTCCCTTTGATTATCCGTGCTTCCTATACTTTAGGAGGGGCCGGTGGAGCTTTCGTAGAGAAAGCAGAGGATTTTGAAAAACTCTTGATGGCTGGCTTGCAGGCTTCTCCTGTTCACGAAGTCTTGATCGAACAAAGCATCCTTGGCTGGAAAGAGTATGAACTGGAAGTCATGAGGGACAATTTGGGTAACATGATCGTCATCTGTTCCATCGAAAACTTCGACCCTATGGGAGTTCATACTGGAGACTCCATTACCGTAGCGCCCGCGATGACCCTTCCTGATACGGTGTATCAAAAGATGAGGAATTATGCCATCAAGATGATGAACAGCATTGGGAATTTTGCTGGAGGATGTAATGTGCAATTTGCAGTAAGCCCTGATAATTCGCAGATCATTGGTATTGAAATCAACCCGAGGGTTTCCCGTTCTTCCGCCCTCGCATCTAAGGCTACCGGGTATCCTATTGCAAAAGTAGCCGCCAAATTGGCCATTGGCTACAATCTGGATGAATTGACCAATTCCATTACAGGAACAACCTCTGCTTTCTTTGAACCTTCCATTGACTATGTGATCGTGAAGATCCCAAGATGGAATTTCGATAAGTTCAAAGGTTCAGACAGAAGATTGGGCCTTTCCATGAAAGCAGTAGGGGAAGTAATGGGTATCGGCCGCAACTTCCAGGAAGCACTTCAAAAAGCCTGTCAGTCTCTTGAAATCAAGAGAAATGGACTGGGTGCAGATGGCAAAGAATTGAAAAACCAGGAACAGCTACTTTACAGTTTGGCCAATCCAAGCTGGAACAGGCTGTTCCATGTATATGATGCTTTCAAACTGGGTATATCCTTCAGGACTATCCATGATTTGACCAAAATTGATAAGTGGTTCCTCAAACAAATCGAGGAATTGATCCACGTGGAAGCCGAAATTGAAAAATATAACATCGATACCATCCCAAGGGAATTGATGGACATGGCCAAGAAAAAAGGCTATGCAGACAGACAGATCGCTCATTTGCTAGGCTGTCTTGAATCAGAAGTCTTCAATAAGCGCTATCATGAAATGGGGATCAAGCGGGTGTATAAACTCGTAGATACCTGTGCCGCGGAATTCGAAGCCAAGACGCCTTATTATTATTCCACCTTTGGTGAAGAAAATGAGTCCCAGCCTTCCAACAAGAAGAAGGTAGTGGTCTTGGGTTCAGGACCTAACCGGGTGGGACAAGGTATTGAATTTGACTATTCCTGTGTGCATGGGGTGTTGGCTGCCAAAGAATGTGGCTATGAGACCATCATGATCAACTGTAACCCGGAGACAGTTTCCACCGACCCGGATATTTCTGATAAGCTGTACTTTGAACCGGTTTTCTGGGAGCATATTTATGAGATCATCCTTCAGGAAAAGCCTTTGGGTGTGATTGTTCAGTTGGGAGGCCAAACAGCCCTCAAGTTGGCCGAGAAAATGGATAAATACGGTATACCTATCATTGGTACCAGCTTTGAAGCCTTAGACTTGGCAGAGGACAGGGGACGTTTCTCTACCTTGCTGAAAGAAAATGATGTGCCTTATCCTGAGTTTGGTACTATCCATAATACCGATGAGGCATTGGAGTTGTGCAAGACTATAGGCTTCCCGTTGTTGGTTAGACCATCTTATGTCCTTGGTGGTCAGGGGATGAAGATCGTGATCAACGAGAAGGAATTGGAAGAGCATGTGGTAAATGTCCTGAAGGATATCCCAAATAATGAGATCCTCCTGGACCATTTCCTGGAAGGTGCCATTGAAGCCGAAGCGGATGCCATCTGCGATGGAGAGAATGTTTATATCATTGGCATCATGCAGCATATAGAACCTGCCGGTATCCACTCCGGAGATTCTTATGCAGTATTGCCTCCTTATAATCTGGGAGATTATGTGATGCGCCAAATCGAAACTTATACCCACAAAATCGCCTTGGCACTCAAAACAGTTGGGTTGATCAATATTCAGTTTGCAATCAAAAATGATAAGGTTTATGTGATTGAAGCGAACCCAAGGGCCTCAAGAACCGTTCCTTTCATCTGTAAGGCTTATCAGGAACCTTATGTCAACTACGCTACTAAGGTGATGTTGGGGGAGAAAAAGGTAACCGATTTTGAATTCAAACCAGTGAAAAAAGGTTATGCTATCAAAGAACCGGTATTCTCTTTCCATAAATTCCCTAATGTGAATAAGGAATTGGGTCCTGAAATGAAATCTACAGGGGAAGCGATCTATTTCATCGATGATCTGATGGATGATTATTTCATGAAGATTTATGCCGAAAGGAATCTTTATTTGAGTAGATAA
- a CDS encoding peptide deformylase: MKTVEDILKLGDPRLYETCELVNKEELPLVTDWVKDLHEAMEDIRKRYGFGRGIAAPQLGIMKRLFYLNLDKPYIIINPAIVHASEEMFELWDDCMSFPNLFVKVKRHQSLTLEYLDENWEKQSWKVEGAISELIQHEYDHLNGVLCTMREIDEKSFKWRV; encoded by the coding sequence ATGAAAACAGTAGAAGACATCCTCAAACTCGGTGATCCAAGGTTGTATGAAACCTGCGAGCTGGTCAATAAGGAAGAACTTCCCTTGGTAACGGATTGGGTGAAGGACCTGCATGAGGCCATGGAAGATATCCGAAAGCGGTATGGGTTTGGGAGGGGGATTGCTGCCCCTCAATTGGGAATTATGAAGCGGCTTTTTTATCTCAACCTGGATAAACCTTATATCATCATTAACCCTGCAATCGTCCATGCCAGCGAGGAGATGTTTGAATTGTGGGATGACTGTATGAGTTTTCCCAATCTATTTGTCAAAGTGAAGAGGCATCAGTCCCTGACATTGGAATACCTGGATGAAAACTGGGAGAAACAAAGCTGGAAAGTGGAAGGGGCGATTTCTGAATTGATCCAACATGAATACGATCATTTGAATGGGGTTTTGTGTACCATGCGGGAGATTGATGAGAAGAGTTTTAAGTGGAGGGTTTAG